In a single window of the Streptomyces sp. HUAS ZL42 genome:
- a CDS encoding dihydrofolate reductase family protein: MHSVTYSMGVSLDGYIVGPDGGFDWTPPDEEVFRFATDEVREAGVHLLGRRLYESMLYWETVDRNPSLGFSTSEFAAVWKALPKVVFSTTLSAVQGNARLASGGLAEEIERLRAEPGDGNIAIGGATLAAEAAALGLIDEYRARVYPVLVGGGIPFFPQHERRVDLELVGTHTFSSRVVYLRYRVAR; this comes from the coding sequence ATGCACAGCGTGACGTATTCGATGGGCGTCTCACTGGACGGCTACATCGTCGGGCCGGACGGCGGCTTCGACTGGACGCCGCCCGACGAGGAGGTCTTTCGCTTCGCTACCGACGAGGTGCGAGAGGCCGGTGTCCACCTGTTGGGACGACGGCTGTACGAGTCGATGCTGTACTGGGAGACCGTCGACCGGAATCCATCGCTCGGCTTCTCAACGTCCGAGTTTGCCGCGGTCTGGAAGGCGCTCCCCAAGGTGGTGTTCTCCACCACGTTGTCGGCGGTGCAGGGCAATGCCCGCCTGGCCTCAGGCGGCCTGGCGGAGGAGATCGAGCGATTGCGAGCCGAGCCGGGTGACGGCAACATCGCGATCGGCGGTGCGACTCTCGCCGCCGAGGCGGCCGCGTTGGGTCTGATCGACGAGTACCGGGCCAGGGTCTACCCGGTGCTGGTCGGCGGCGGCATTCCGTTCTTCCCCCAGCACGAGCGCCGGGTGGATCTCGAACTCGTCGGGACCCACACCTTCAGCTCAAGAGTCGTCTACCTCCGCTACCGCGTGGCGCGTTAG